A stretch of Triticum aestivum cultivar Chinese Spring chromosome 1D, IWGSC CS RefSeq v2.1, whole genome shotgun sequence DNA encodes these proteins:
- the LOC123183301 gene encoding uncharacterized protein gives MGSEPKEMKYRRRARAPEPGDYGQCGGGGGVVDWAALKQQDPAELLRKLDEIRDQITRSCEAAGPRPADPPHRMGRGAVSMRHSHADPLPPPPGRGAPPEYYRSSRHAGRYGQGGPPSSYDQRSVCDDRYARQPSGRFRQPRPEGQWEGYGYGGHHSSCQCGQCVHGQRAMPPQEESIPMARFFAGQQRPPYQFDRSASSISSEYDRRSVASSLYSHLSMSKRRVEYFSKRADSFCRPTKGGAPFVVCSSCNQLLQLPPGKCTSPKQNQVQCGSCSEVVTLKLKGAKVHPVIPSSSFSVPKSVRSSDRRAPQSSGWYPYEDDDTSSFGSYRQKQNFSDNLSQSSIGSYGSSTSKERGPNKISQVKPVSVSKSRFADSPKDILCQGDADSQVEASVIRTISPQAPVLEDKLVDPFSSQQNDCSGGDQIKSKRYGLNSKGNFDVRGERIDVKCEQKSNESRKDGFSGETMKKTYGQKYLKQLNASCHDGHMGSKNTRKANSDDSRSSSLEDEATSKKYEEKSRQDDNNFEAQGVNKRYDNCNKEGYNNDFGFDSITKTCEEESVQDDYAKSLSSNCENAKGVAKNESSVSERTNTSSHVSSDAGLDEIQSSAGKSGDSSFFGGFLKKGFKDLSLFNQSMDSVKVSINGHPISERALHKAEKKAGPVSPGSYWYDQRAGFWGVMGHECSGIIPPFIKEFSYSMPKNCAGGNTGVLVNGRELHQKDFDLLVKRGLQRFSEKSYTVDISGNVIDAATGDKLRSLGKLAPTIEKMKRGFGMHVPEEIS, from the exons ATGGGGAGCGAGCCCAAGGAGATGAAGTACAGGCGGAGGGCGAGGGCGCCCGAGCCGGGGGACTACGGGCaatgcggcgggggcggcggcgtggtggacTGGGCCGCGCTCAAGCAGCAGGACCCGGCGGAGCTGCTCAGGAAGCTGGACGAGATACGGGACCAGATCACCAGGTCCTGCGAGGCCGCGGGGCCGCGGCCGGCGGACCCGCCGCACCGCATGGGCCGAGGCGCCGTCTCCATGCGCCACTCGCACGCCGACCCCCTGCCACCCCCGCCGGGCCGTGGTGCGCCGCCGGAGTACTACCGCTCCTCGCGCCACGCCGGCCGGTACGGGCAAGGCGGGCCGCCGAGCTCGTACGACCAGCGGTCCGTGTGCGATGACAGGTACGCGAGGCAGCCCAGCGGGAGGTTCCGGCAGCCGCGCCCGGAGGGGCAGTGGGAGGGCTATGGCTACGGCGGCCACCACAGCTCGTGCCAGTGTGGGCAGTGCGTGCACGGCCAGCGGGCCATGCCACCGCAGGAGGAGAGCATTCCGATGGCCAGGTTCTTCGCGGGGCAGCAGAGGCCGCCGTACCAGTTCGACAGGTCCGCCTCGTCGATATCGTCAGAGTACGACCGGAGATCGGTGGCCTCGTCGCTCTACTCGCACCTTTCGATGTCCAAGAGAAGGGTGGAGTACTTCAGCAAGAGGGCAGACAGCTTCTGCCGGCCGACGAAGGGCGGCGCGCCGTTCGTCGTGTGCAGCTCCTGTAACCAGCTTCTGCAGCTGCCTCCTGGGAAATGCACATCACCGAAGCAGAACCAGGTTCAGTGTGGCTCCTGCTCAGAGGTTGTTACTTTGAAGCTCAAGGGTGCGAAAGTTCACCCGGTGATCCCATCATCGTCTTTCAGTGTACCGAAAAGCGTGAGAAGCTCCGATCGTCGGGCTCCTCAAAGTTCTGGGTGGTATCCATATGAGGATGATGACACTTCCAGTTTCGGTAGCTATCGACAGAAACAGAATTTTTCCGACAATCTGTCGCAGTCTTCTATTGGAAGCTATGGCAGCAGCACAAGCAAAGAGCGGGGGCCAAACAAGATCAGTCAGGTAAAACCTGTATCCGTCAGCAAGTCTAGATTTGCAGATAGCCCAAAAGATATATTATGTCAAGGAGATGCAGACAGTCAGGTCGAAGCTTCAGTTATTCGCACAATCAGTCCACAAGCCCCAGTTTTAGAGGATAAACTTGTTGATCCCTTTTCCAGCCAGCAAAATGATTGCAGTGGTGGGGATCAAATCAAGAGCAAGAGGTATGGCTTAAATAGCAAAGGAAACTTTGATGTTAGAGGTGAGAGGATTGATGTGAAATGTGAACAAAAGAGCAATGAAAGTCGGAAGGATGGATTTAGTGGAGAAACTATGAAGAAAACATATGGACAGAAATATCTCAAGCAACTTAATGCTAGTTGTCATGATGGTCACATGGGTAGCAAGAACACGCGGAAGGCCAATAGTGATGATAGCAGGAGCAGCAGCCTTGAAGATGAAGCTACAAGCAAAAAGTATGAAGAAAAGAGCAGACAAGATGACAACAACTTTGAGGCTCAAGGCGTTAATAAGAGATACGACAACTGCAACAAGGAAGGTTATAACAATGACTTTGGATTTGATAGCATTACTAAGACATGTGAAGAAGAGAGCGTACAAGATGACTATGCGAAATCACTGTCCTCGAACTGTGAAAATGCCAAGGGAGTAGCCAAAAATGAGTCATCAGTCAGTGAGCGAACAAATACTAGCTCGCATGTCTCTTCTGATGCTGGGCTAGATGAAATTCAATCTTCAGCTGGTAAGAGTGGGGATTCATCATTTTTTGGTGGTTTCTTAAAGAAAGGTTTCAAAGATCTTTCTTTATTCAACCAGTCTATGGACAGTGTCAAGGTTTCCATCAATGGTCATCCAATCTCTGAACGTGCTCTTCATAAGGCGGAGAAAAAAGCTGGTCCTGTTAGCCCTGGTTCATATTG GTATGACCAACGTGCTGGATTTTGGGGTGTCATGGGGCATGAGTGCAGCGGCATTATTCCT CCATTTATAAAAGAATTCAGTTATTCAATGCCCAAGAATTGTGCCGGTGGGAACACTGGAGTGCTTGTAAATGGCAGAGAACTTCATCAGAAAGATTTCGATTTGCTTGTAAAGAGAGGCCTTCAACGTTTCTCTGAAAAATCATATACCGTTGATATCTCAGGAAATGTGATTGATGCTGCAACTGGAGACAAATTACGCAGCCTTGGAAAGCTCGCTCCTAC AATCGAGAAGATGAAACGCGGTTTTGGCATGCACGTCCCTGAAGAGATAAGTTAG